From the genome of Methanothrix soehngenii GP6:
TACATCGTGCAGCTCCCCCTGGATGTGGTGCGGGTGGCCATACCTTTAGCCATCTACTTCCTGCTGATGTTCTCGGTTAGCTTCTTTATGTCCTACAAGCTGGGCGTGAGCTACGAGAACACTGCAGCACTCTCATTTACTGCGGCCAGCAACAACTTCGAGCTGGCCATCGCCGTTGCTGTGGGCGTCTTTGGCATCGCCTCCCAGGAGGCTTTCGCTGCGGTTATCGGCCCCTTGATCGAGGTGCCGGTCCTGATCGCCCTGGTGAACGTGGCCTTGAAGCTGAGGGACAGGTACTATCCTTCCGCCCCGGAGAAGATATTCTGTGAAAGCCCTTTGAAGTCCGAAGACTAAAGATGCGACATATGGATGCGATATGAAGATGTGATGAAAAATGACTGGATCGCCTGCTGAGGTAAAGCTCGTGAGCAATGCCATGGCCAATGCTACGAGAAGGAAGATCATGGCCATGCTGGTGGAAAAGGAGAGGACAAAAGAAGAGATTGAGCAAGCAGTGGGAGGTACCATGCTCGACTACCACCTGCAAATGCTCAAGCAAGCCGGCCTGGCTGACACGAGAGGTGACAGGGTCCTCATCACGGATTTCGGAAAGAACTTCATGGAGACCAAATCCGACAAGCCGGCAGAAACGAAAAAAGACCTGGCTGGCACCAGACCCCTGCAGGTCGTCGAGCTTCGCCAGCTCCTGCCCTGCATCGCCGACAGCAGCAAGTTCAGGATAATCGCCCGCTTCGAGCCACCGCTGGAAGGAGCGCTAAAACTGTTGGAGCCCCTCTTCCCCCGGGCCAGGTACTCCGATCGGATCGGCGCTCTGATTATTCAGAGGGGCAACATTCTGATCACCATCTATTCCACCGGCAGCGTGACCATGACCATGATCAAGAGCGAGGCAGAGGCCAGGGAGGTTTTGGAGGACCTGAAAAAGACCATCAATGAGGCTATTGCTAAGGGAGTCACTCCAGTTCCGCGGGAGAAGGTCAAAGTGGACCATGCTGAGATCTACCAGTACCTTCCCCGCACCGACTGCCAGATCTGCGGCGAGCAGAGCTGCTATGCCTTTGCCATCAAGCTGGTGGGCAGGGAGACCGAGATTGATAAATGCACGCCGCTCCTCGAGCCCAGGTATGCCACCAATCTCGAGCACATCAGGACTCTGCTGGAGTACCTTTGAAGATGCCATGCAGGTGAGCAGTTGAAGACCCTGACCATCATACTCACAGACGGGCCTTATATCTCCCAGTATGCAGATATGGCCTTTAAGATCGCCTCCCGGGCGCTAAATGTGTTCCAGGTGAACATATTCCTCTACCTGGATGCAGTCCATATTCCAAAGAGCGGCCAGAATCCCTCAAATTTTAAAATTACTGGCAAGCTCTTCCAGGAACTGGCGGATAGAGGAGCTGTGGTCAGGGCCTGCGCTAGATG
Proteins encoded in this window:
- a CDS encoding DsrE family protein; this encodes MKTLTIILTDGPYISQYADMAFKIASRALNVFQVNIFLYLDAVHIPKSGQNPSNFKITGKLFQELADRGAVVRACARCAAARGYRAEEDGTCPDYLQGIKITSLYDLAEMLEKSDRVIAL
- a CDS encoding (Fe-S)-binding protein, translated to MTGSPAEVKLVSNAMANATRRKIMAMLVEKERTKEEIEQAVGGTMLDYHLQMLKQAGLADTRGDRVLITDFGKNFMETKSDKPAETKKDLAGTRPLQVVELRQLLPCIADSSKFRIIARFEPPLEGALKLLEPLFPRARYSDRIGALIIQRGNILITIYSTGSVTMTMIKSEAEAREVLEDLKKTINEAIAKGVTPVPREKVKVDHAEIYQYLPRTDCQICGEQSCYAFAIKLVGRETEIDKCTPLLEPRYATNLEHIRTLLEYL